From Flavobacterium alkalisoli, the proteins below share one genomic window:
- a CDS encoding alkaline phosphatase translates to MNRRKFFRNGSLFTIGAAVLNPFEGTAQVLDLNNLDKNKKAKNIIFMVSDGMSTGTLNMADLYLSRKTGKGSNWLQLYKDQRISRALMDTASASSIVTDSAAASSSWGGGARVNNGSLNVGPNGERNMPIWQKFKKAGKMAGCVTTVPITHATPAGFCVNSDSRNAQPEIAEEYLKQGFDVMMGGGNNYFSADKRKDKKDVYADYKAKGWQVARTRSEMMAASNDKPILGVFADDGLPYTIDRRSSKELTEATPTLAEMAQKAIDRMKGHKNGFVLQIEAGKVDWGAHANDIAAVLYDQTAFDEAIKTVIDFAEKDGNTLVVITTDHGNANPGIIYGQEANSNFDSIQKYTQTNEWILNTIHEDSTTAQVQEIIAHANGRTISQDEAKTILSYYSGLEKEGGLYNYKHLPFKAFAEMQKENNSVGWISMNHSADYVELAMFGPGSQLLKPFVKNTDLHYLMLEAAEVENKF, encoded by the coding sequence ATGAACAGGAGAAAATTTTTCAGGAACGGTTCGCTTTTCACCATTGGCGCTGCTGTCCTTAATCCTTTTGAGGGTACTGCACAGGTACTTGACCTTAACAACTTAGACAAAAACAAAAAAGCTAAGAACATTATATTTATGGTTAGCGACGGTATGAGTACCGGTACGCTAAACATGGCCGATTTATACCTTAGCCGCAAAACCGGAAAAGGTTCTAACTGGTTACAGCTTTATAAAGACCAACGCATTAGCAGGGCACTTATGGATACGGCTTCTGCAAGTTCTATTGTTACCGACTCGGCTGCTGCCAGTTCTTCCTGGGGTGGTGGTGCAAGGGTTAACAATGGTTCGCTTAACGTAGGCCCTAACGGAGAAAGAAACATGCCTATATGGCAAAAGTTTAAAAAAGCAGGTAAAATGGCAGGATGTGTTACTACTGTACCTATTACCCATGCTACTCCTGCCGGTTTTTGTGTAAACAGCGACAGCCGTAACGCTCAGCCTGAAATTGCCGAAGAATACCTTAAACAAGGTTTTGACGTAATGATGGGTGGCGGTAATAACTACTTTAGCGCTGATAAAAGAAAAGATAAAAAAGACGTTTATGCCGATTATAAAGCTAAGGGATGGCAGGTTGCCCGTACCCGTAGCGAAATGATGGCGGCAAGTAACGATAAACCCATACTGGGTGTTTTTGCTGATGACGGATTACCATATACTATAGACCGCAGAAGCAGCAAAGAACTTACCGAGGCTACTCCTACCCTTGCGGAAATGGCTCAAAAGGCTATTGATCGCATGAAAGGACATAAAAATGGTTTTGTACTTCAAATTGAAGCCGGTAAGGTAGACTGGGGTGCACATGCCAATGATATTGCAGCAGTTCTTTATGACCAGACTGCTTTTGACGAAGCTATTAAGACGGTTATTGATTTTGCTGAGAAAGACGGTAATACCCTTGTTGTTATCACTACCGACCACGGTAATGCCAATCCGGGTATAATATACGGTCAGGAAGCCAACAGTAACTTCGACAGTATTCAAAAATATACACAAACCAATGAGTGGATACTTAATACTATTCACGAAGATTCTACCACAGCACAGGTACAGGAAATTATTGCTCATGCTAACGGAAGGACAATCTCTCAAGATGAGGCAAAAACCATATTAAGCTATTATAGCGGACTTGAAAAAGAAGGAGGGCTTTATAATTACAAGCACCTTCCTTTTAAGGCTTTTGCAGAAATGCAGAAAGAGAACAACTCGGTGGGATGGATAAGCATGAACCACTCTGCAGACTATGTGGAACTGGCAATGTTTGGTCCGGGTAGCCAACTGCTTAAACCATTTGTAAAAAACACAGACCTGCACTACCTTATGCTGGAAGCCGCAGAGGTTGAAAATAAGTTCTAA
- a CDS encoding YiiX family permuted papain-like enzyme — MKRVLLLLTLSLFISCKNKTEEVKTEVKENPEFSALHDGDIIFQTSLSSQSQAIQMATKSVYSHCGVIYKEADKYYVFEAIQPVTKTPLEKWIARGKDSHYVVKRLNAAKNGLKDWQIREMKEAGKEMAGKDYDLYFGWGDDKIYCSELVWKLYHKAGADLCPTQQLKDFDLTNNAVKQKLHERYGSNIPMEEKVVSPAALFNSNLLYTVTSK; from the coding sequence ATGAAAAGAGTACTCTTATTACTAACCTTATCGCTTTTTATAAGCTGCAAAAATAAAACCGAAGAAGTAAAAACCGAGGTAAAGGAAAATCCTGAATTTTCTGCTCTGCACGACGGTGATATCATTTTCCAGACATCGCTATCCTCACAAAGCCAGGCTATACAGATGGCTACAAAGTCGGTTTACTCCCATTGTGGAGTTATCTACAAGGAAGCAGATAAATATTATGTTTTTGAAGCCATACAGCCTGTTACAAAAACGCCTTTAGAAAAATGGATTGCCAGAGGTAAGGACAGTCATTATGTGGTTAAAAGGCTTAACGCAGCCAAAAACGGCCTAAAAGACTGGCAGATAAGAGAAATGAAAGAAGCCGGAAAAGAAATGGCCGGTAAGGATTATGACCTGTATTTTGGATGGGGAGACGATAAAATATACTGTTCTGAGCTGGTTTGGAAACTATATCACAAAGCAGGGGCCGATCTTTGTCCTACACAGCAGTTAAAGGATTTTGACCTTACCAACAATGCAGTAAAACAGAAACTGCACGAACGCTATGGCAGTAATATACCAATGGAGGAAAAGGTAGTTTCTCCGGCGGCATTGTTTAACAGCAATTTGTTATACACTGTAACATCTAAATAA
- a CDS encoding NAD(P)H-dependent flavin oxidoreductase, which yields MNRITQLFNIQYPVIQAGMIWASGYKLASAVSNAGGLGLLGAGSMYPAVLREHIQKCKEATDKPFGVNVPMLYPNIEEIMNIIVDEGVKIVFTSAGNPKTWTAWLKERGITVVHVVSSVKFALKAQEAGVDAVVAEGFEAGGHNGREETTTFTLIPMVKEKLQIPLIAAGGIATGRGMLAAMILGADAVQVGSRFAASVESSSHDNFKQAIVNAQDGDTHLTLKELAPVRLIKNKFFHDVADLYTKSPSVDDLKALLGRARAKKGMFEGDLDEGELEIGQIAGLIHEIKPAAEILNEIITDFEKAKQEVVSL from the coding sequence ATGAACAGAATAACTCAACTATTTAATATACAATACCCTGTAATACAGGCAGGAATGATTTGGGCCAGCGGATATAAACTGGCAAGTGCAGTAAGTAATGCAGGCGGGCTTGGCCTTTTAGGGGCGGGGTCTATGTATCCGGCAGTACTGCGCGAACACATACAAAAATGTAAAGAGGCAACCGATAAGCCTTTTGGTGTTAACGTGCCTATGCTGTACCCAAATATTGAGGAGATAATGAACATTATTGTGGATGAAGGCGTGAAGATTGTTTTTACTTCTGCCGGTAACCCAAAAACATGGACTGCATGGCTTAAAGAAAGGGGAATAACTGTTGTACATGTTGTTAGTAGTGTAAAGTTTGCCCTAAAGGCTCAGGAAGCAGGTGTTGATGCTGTTGTTGCCGAAGGTTTTGAAGCGGGTGGACATAACGGTAGGGAAGAGACCACTACATTTACGCTTATCCCGATGGTGAAGGAAAAATTACAGATTCCGCTTATAGCGGCAGGAGGCATCGCTACAGGCAGGGGAATGCTCGCAGCCATGATACTTGGCGCCGATGCCGTACAGGTAGGGAGCCGATTTGCAGCTTCGGTTGAATCGTCTTCACATGATAACTTTAAGCAGGCAATAGTAAATGCGCAGGATGGCGATACACACCTCACATTAAAGGAGCTTGCTCCGGTAAGGCTTATAAAGAATAAATTCTTTCATGATGTGGCCGATTTGTATACCAAATCTCCATCTGTAGATGATCTTAAGGCATTACTGGGCAGGGCACGTGCCAAAAAAGGTATGTTTGAAGGAGATCTTGATGAAGGGGAACTTGAAATAGGACAGATAGCAGGACTAATACATGAAATTAAACCTGCTGCCGAAATACTAAACGAAATTATTACCGATTTTGAAAAGGCCAAACAGGAAGTTGTAAGTCTTTAA